One Nitrospira sp. DNA window includes the following coding sequences:
- a CDS encoding nitroreductase, with the protein MDVMEAIYRRRSVRAYTDQPVEKVTVEALIKAATHAPSSMNEQPWAFVVLQNPQQLALWSERIKADVLRRLKPDSPLTKYRDMLSSPDYDVFHRAGTLIIICARPDTHNGAEDCSLAAQNLMLAACSMGLGTCPIGFARPWLGQRKIKRSLGIPDAYAPVFPVVVGYPSGETPPVPRRAPEILLWE; encoded by the coding sequence ATGGATGTGATGGAAGCCATTTACCGCCGCCGTTCCGTGCGCGCCTACACAGACCAACCAGTCGAGAAAGTCACGGTCGAGGCTTTAATCAAGGCTGCGACCCACGCTCCCAGCTCGATGAACGAACAGCCCTGGGCCTTTGTCGTGCTTCAGAACCCGCAACAGCTCGCCCTCTGGTCCGAGCGAATTAAGGCCGACGTGCTCAGACGACTCAAGCCTGATTCCCCGCTGACGAAGTATCGCGACATGCTCTCGAGTCCCGACTACGACGTCTTTCATCGAGCGGGGACACTCATCATTATCTGTGCGAGACCGGACACGCATAACGGCGCAGAAGACTGTTCCCTGGCGGCACAGAATCTGATGCTCGCCGCCTGCTCGATGGGGTTGGGCACGTGTCCCATCGGTTTTGCGCGGCCCTGGTTGGGCCAGCGCAAGATCAAGCGCAGTCTCGGCATCCCGGATGCCTATGCGCCGGTGTTTCCCGTAGTCGTAGGCTATCCGAGCGGCGAGACGCCGCCGGTGCCACGGCGGGCGCCTGAAATTCTGCTCTGGGAGTAG